The Streptomyces sp. NBC_00162 genome window below encodes:
- a CDS encoding metal-dependent hydrolase family protein produces the protein MQAVLSAGRMVTGSGGRETADGAVFVDRGVIAAAGPRAAVEAQAGPAVPRLAFPEGTLLPGLIDTHVHLALDAGPDPVKTLQAATDTELYPGMAERARRLLATGVTTVRDLGDRGGLAVRLRDEIAGRRLPGPRILAAGTPLTGPGGHCWFLGGEVEGAEAIRAAVRRNAESGVDLIKVMATGGGITKGGPPVWQAQFTTQELRIVVEEAKRFGLPVAAHAHGTEGIAAAVAAGVDTIEHCTWMGRDGFDVREDLVAAIAAQGIAVGPAASPDWRGFAERFGRERAEEMFERIRWMAQRGVRLLPGTDAGVSRAVFDDFVSSLEFFEHIGLTPAEIIDLATTGAAQALGISHDTGRLAAGYRADVLVVDGDPLSDLRALRSVRLVLAGGHPLDPELRRP, from the coding sequence ATGCAGGCAGTGTTATCGGCGGGGCGGATGGTGACCGGCTCCGGTGGGCGGGAGACCGCCGACGGTGCCGTGTTCGTCGACAGGGGCGTGATCGCCGCGGCCGGGCCTCGCGCCGCGGTCGAAGCACAGGCCGGTCCGGCCGTTCCCCGGCTGGCCTTTCCGGAAGGCACCCTGCTGCCGGGGCTCATCGACACCCACGTCCACCTCGCGCTCGACGCGGGGCCCGACCCGGTGAAAACCCTCCAGGCCGCCACCGACACCGAGCTGTACCCCGGGATGGCCGAGCGTGCGAGGCGGCTCCTTGCCACGGGGGTGACCACCGTGCGCGACCTCGGTGACCGGGGCGGGCTCGCGGTTCGCCTGCGGGACGAGATCGCGGGTCGGCGGCTCCCCGGGCCGCGCATCCTCGCCGCCGGGACGCCGCTGACCGGGCCCGGCGGGCACTGCTGGTTCCTCGGCGGCGAGGTCGAGGGGGCGGAAGCGATCCGGGCCGCGGTCCGCCGTAACGCGGAGAGCGGAGTGGACCTCATCAAGGTGATGGCCACCGGCGGCGGCATCACCAAGGGCGGCCCGCCGGTCTGGCAGGCCCAGTTCACGACGCAGGAGCTGCGGATCGTCGTGGAGGAGGCGAAGCGGTTCGGCCTGCCGGTCGCGGCGCACGCGCACGGCACCGAGGGCATCGCGGCCGCCGTGGCCGCCGGGGTGGACACCATCGAGCACTGCACCTGGATGGGGCGCGACGGATTCGACGTACGGGAAGACCTGGTGGCCGCGATCGCCGCTCAGGGCATCGCAGTCGGCCCGGCGGCCAGCCCCGACTGGCGGGGCTTCGCGGAGCGATTCGGCCGGGAACGGGCCGAGGAGATGTTCGAGAGGATCCGGTGGATGGCGCAGCGCGGCGTACGGCTCCTGCCCGGCACCGATGCCGGGGTCTCCCGCGCCGTCTTCGACGACTTCGTCTCCAGCCTGGAGTTCTTCGAACACATCGGGCTGACACCGGCCGAGATCATCGACCTGGCCACGACGGGCGCGGCGCAAGCCCTGGGCATCTCCCACGACACCGGCCGGCTGGCGGCGGGCTACCGCGCCGACGTCCTCGTCGTGGACGGCGACCCGCTCTCCGACCTGCGGGCCCTGCGCTCGGTGCGCCTGGTCCTGGCCGGAGGCCACCCACTCGACCCGGAGCTGCGACGACCGTAG
- a CDS encoding TMEM165/GDT1 family protein has product MHLDPLAILTAFGLIFLAELPDKTMFASLAMGTRMRPLYVWIGTSSAFVVHVAIAVGAGSLIGLLPDWIVKLVSAALFAFGAFMLLRGAGADGDGDEAGGKAVTGFWPVYSTAFMAVFISEWGDLTQITTANLAASNGTWSTAIGSAAALMSVSALALLAGRFIAKRVPLKTVQRIGGVCMLALAVWSLVEIFTG; this is encoded by the coding sequence ATGCACCTCGACCCTCTGGCGATCCTCACCGCCTTCGGTCTGATCTTCCTCGCCGAGCTGCCCGACAAGACGATGTTCGCGTCCCTGGCGATGGGCACGCGGATGCGCCCGCTCTACGTCTGGATCGGCACATCGAGCGCCTTCGTCGTGCACGTCGCGATCGCGGTCGGGGCGGGCAGCCTGATCGGGCTCCTGCCCGACTGGATCGTCAAGCTCGTCTCCGCCGCCCTCTTCGCCTTCGGGGCGTTCATGCTGCTGCGCGGAGCAGGTGCAGATGGTGACGGGGATGAGGCCGGGGGCAAGGCCGTGACCGGATTCTGGCCCGTCTACTCCACGGCGTTCATGGCTGTGTTCATCAGCGAATGGGGCGACCTCACCCAGATCACCACGGCCAACCTCGCTGCCAGCAACGGCACGTGGTCCACTGCGATCGGCTCGGCCGCAGCCCTCATGTCCGTCTCCGCCCTTGCCCTGCTGGCCGGCCGGTTCATCGCCAAGCGAGTCCCCCTCAAGACCGTCCAGCGAATCGGCGGCGTGTGCATGCTCGCGCTCGCCGTCTGGTCCCTCGTCGAGATCTTCACGGGCTGA
- a CDS encoding SRPBCC family protein: MPIDVTAERVIPIPPGRVAAYAMDWRHDAAWTQGIREAALTREADTGGFGVGAEVTRTAYFLGKRIDYVLRVIAHEPPELMDMVSVAGPMPMHVTYAFAPHPGGTLARIRLLASSGNVDGCEGE, translated from the coding sequence ATGCCGATCGACGTGACGGCCGAGCGGGTGATCCCGATCCCGCCCGGCCGCGTGGCCGCGTACGCCATGGACTGGCGCCACGACGCCGCATGGACGCAAGGCATCCGCGAGGCCGCCCTGACGCGGGAAGCGGACACCGGCGGGTTCGGGGTCGGTGCCGAGGTGACCCGTACGGCGTACTTCCTCGGCAAGCGCATCGACTACGTACTCCGCGTCATCGCGCACGAACCGCCGGAACTGATGGACATGGTGTCCGTCGCCGGCCCGATGCCGATGCACGTCACCTACGCCTTCGCCCCGCACCCGGGCGGCACGCTCGCGCGCATCCGCCTCCTGGCATCTTCGGGTAATGTTGACGGCTGCGAAGGGGAGTAG
- a CDS encoding SRPBCC family protein: MSEITLQTDIGADRAVVYEALNTHDGLTGWWTTGVNREGEVLLFDFPQIPETFRLRRDRADKEEVVWTSVGAFPPHWSGTVITWRLTDAPDGSGTRVDFRHAGFAAGDPDLPHTAGTWEQLMTHLKQYAESGTPQPFFIL, from the coding sequence ATGTCCGAGATCACCCTGCAGACCGACATCGGCGCCGACCGCGCCGTCGTCTACGAAGCGCTGAACACCCACGACGGCCTCACCGGCTGGTGGACCACCGGCGTGAACCGCGAGGGCGAGGTCCTCCTCTTCGACTTCCCGCAGATCCCCGAGACCTTCCGGCTCCGCCGGGACCGCGCGGACAAGGAGGAGGTCGTCTGGACCTCGGTCGGCGCCTTCCCGCCGCACTGGTCCGGAACCGTCATCACCTGGCGGCTGACCGACGCCCCTGACGGGTCGGGGACGCGCGTGGACTTCCGGCACGCCGGCTTCGCGGCCGGCGACCCCGACCTCCCGCACACCGCCGGCACCTGGGAGCAGCTGATGACCCACCTCAAGCAGTACGCCGAGTCGGGCACCCCTCAGCCCTTCTTCATCCTCTGA
- a CDS encoding ArsR/SmtB family transcription factor yields MDAVRAVAEPRRREILRLVWDDELSAGEIAARFDVTFGAVSQHLKVLRDSGLVTLRQDGKKRFYRADRDGMGPLADYLQSMWTTRLDTLAELAEAAERADQSEGTSS; encoded by the coding sequence ATGGATGCGGTACGGGCTGTCGCCGAGCCCAGGCGGCGCGAGATTCTGCGGCTGGTCTGGGACGACGAACTGTCGGCGGGCGAGATCGCCGCGCGGTTCGACGTCACCTTCGGTGCGGTCTCCCAACACCTCAAGGTGCTGCGGGACTCCGGCCTGGTTACGCTGCGCCAGGACGGCAAGAAGCGTTTCTACCGAGCGGACCGCGACGGGATGGGGCCGCTCGCCGACTATCTCCAGTCGATGTGGACCACCAGGCTCGACACCCTGGCCGAGCTGGCCGAGGCCGCCGAGCGGGCCGATCAGTCCGAAGGGACGAGCTCGTGA
- a CDS encoding SRPBCC family protein: protein MSAGIGDGVVTVERHIAARPETVFSFFTDRDKWLSWMGIDGEFVFERGGAYRTTVTGENVAEGRFTEIDPPKRLVFTWGWAQGNASVPAGSTTVEITLEPTADGTLLRLVHSGLPSPEARAAHGEGWNHYVARLARRAEGSDPGPDLWM from the coding sequence GTGAGCGCAGGCATCGGCGACGGCGTGGTCACGGTTGAGCGGCACATCGCCGCCCGCCCGGAGACGGTGTTCTCCTTCTTCACCGACCGGGACAAGTGGCTGTCCTGGATGGGCATTGACGGCGAGTTCGTCTTCGAACGGGGCGGCGCCTACCGGACGACCGTCACCGGCGAGAACGTCGCCGAAGGCCGCTTCACCGAGATCGACCCGCCCAAGCGGCTGGTCTTCACCTGGGGCTGGGCCCAGGGCAACGCGTCCGTACCGGCCGGATCGACCACTGTGGAGATCACGCTGGAACCCACGGCGGACGGCACCCTGCTCCGACTCGTCCACAGCGGACTCCCCTCCCCCGAGGCACGTGCCGCCCACGGAGAGGGCTGGAACCACTACGTCGCCCGGCTCGCCCGGCGCGCCGAGGGCTCGGACCCCGGCCCGGACCTCTGGATGTAG
- a CDS encoding SHOCT domain-containing protein yields the protein MNHAMVDLAVDYPLLNMFWTMMMIFLWVLWFMLLFRVIGDVFRDDSMSGWGKAGWTIFVILVPFLGVFVYLIARGRGMGERELKRAQDSEQAFRSYVRESAGPTSAAEELSRLAELKNRGDISATEYEQAKAKVLAT from the coding sequence ATGAACCACGCGATGGTCGATCTGGCGGTGGACTACCCACTGCTGAACATGTTCTGGACCATGATGATGATCTTCCTCTGGGTCCTCTGGTTCATGCTGCTCTTCCGCGTCATCGGCGATGTCTTCCGCGACGACAGCATGAGCGGCTGGGGCAAGGCGGGATGGACCATCTTCGTCATCCTGGTGCCCTTCCTGGGCGTGTTCGTGTACCTGATCGCCCGCGGGCGAGGAATGGGCGAACGCGAGCTGAAGCGGGCCCAGGACAGCGAGCAGGCGTTCCGCTCCTACGTACGCGAGAGCGCCGGCCCCACCAGCGCTGCCGAGGAGCTGTCCCGGCTCGCCGAGCTCAAGAACCGCGGCGACATCTCGGCCACCGAGTACGAGCAGGCCAAGGCCAAGGTCCTCGCGACCTAG
- a CDS encoding GAP family protein: protein MVLDLLVIGLAVTLFPLPIMAFVLVVSAPRGVWKGLSFILGWLACLVAVIAIVMLLTDGEPPPPRSPPSIAALVATLVIGVGLIVYSEHRRRLRRTRPAPDPSGAGRPRPSGSGTSLTSRTDDATGWSAAALAVLLQPWGMVGAAAATVVQADLSHSTSFLALVGFCLLASSTLLGMELYMVFAPEKAHRALTNLRAWLERHKDPAIVVTCLVLGIWLVGRSLYQLTG from the coding sequence ATGGTGCTTGACCTGCTCGTCATCGGCTTGGCGGTCACGCTCTTCCCCTTGCCGATCATGGCCTTCGTACTGGTCGTGTCCGCACCCCGCGGGGTGTGGAAGGGGCTGTCGTTCATCCTCGGCTGGCTGGCGTGCCTCGTGGCCGTCATCGCCATCGTCATGCTCCTCACCGACGGGGAGCCGCCCCCGCCCCGCTCCCCGCCGTCCATCGCCGCACTCGTGGCCACGCTGGTGATCGGTGTGGGCCTGATCGTGTACAGCGAGCACAGGCGCCGCCTGCGACGTACCCGTCCGGCCCCGGATCCCTCCGGGGCCGGACGCCCTCGCCCTTCGGGTTCCGGGACATCGCTGACGTCTCGCACGGACGACGCCACCGGATGGTCGGCGGCCGCACTCGCCGTGCTCCTCCAGCCCTGGGGGATGGTCGGCGCGGCGGCCGCCACCGTCGTGCAGGCCGACCTCTCCCACAGCACCTCCTTCCTGGCGCTCGTGGGGTTCTGCCTCCTGGCCAGCTCCACCCTGCTGGGCATGGAGCTGTACATGGTGTTCGCACCGGAGAAGGCCCATCGCGCCCTGACGAACCTGCGCGCATGGCTCGAACGCCACAAGGACCCGGCGATCGTGGTCACCTGTCTCGTCCTCGGAATCTGGCTCGTCGGCAGAAGCCTCTACCAGCTCACCGGATGA
- a CDS encoding DUF6325 family protein encodes MSDDIEDMGPVDFLVVEFPGNRMTGEAFPLLIDLVDRGIVRILDMRFVRKDLDGSVVAVEIAQMDDGSGLGLSVFEGASSGLLGQDDLDDAGNALEPGNAAAILVYENLWAAPFARALRRSGAQMVASGRIPVQALLASLDAEEAGEG; translated from the coding sequence ATGAGTGACGACATCGAAGACATGGGTCCCGTCGACTTCCTGGTCGTCGAGTTCCCGGGCAACCGGATGACGGGCGAGGCGTTCCCGTTGCTGATCGACCTGGTCGACAGGGGCATCGTCCGCATCCTCGACATGCGCTTCGTACGGAAGGACCTCGACGGGAGCGTCGTCGCCGTGGAGATCGCGCAGATGGACGACGGCAGCGGACTCGGTCTGTCCGTCTTCGAAGGAGCCTCGTCCGGCCTGCTCGGCCAGGACGACCTCGACGACGCGGGCAATGCCCTGGAGCCGGGGAACGCGGCCGCGATCCTGGTGTACGAGAACCTGTGGGCAGCCCCGTTCGCCCGGGCCCTGAGGCGCAGTGGTGCGCAAATGGTGGCCAGCGGCCGGATTCCCGTGCAGGCCCTGCTGGCCTCGCTCGACGCCGAGGAAGCCGGGGAGGGCTAG
- a CDS encoding SHOCT domain-containing protein, translated as MPGLLRGIARTAVVAGTATAVSNRVSRRQAGRWAGQEAPAPEQSAPAAPAAAPAPPPPGDDMSSRIDQLKELGALKEQGLLTEAEFAEQKSKILSS; from the coding sequence GTGCCTGGACTTCTTCGAGGAATCGCGCGCACGGCAGTGGTGGCCGGTACGGCTACGGCGGTCTCCAACCGGGTCTCGCGGCGCCAGGCCGGCCGGTGGGCCGGGCAGGAAGCTCCCGCCCCCGAGCAGAGCGCCCCGGCCGCGCCCGCCGCGGCTCCCGCGCCGCCCCCGCCGGGCGACGACATGAGCAGCCGGATCGATCAGCTCAAGGAACTCGGAGCGCTGAAGGAGCAGGGACTCCTGACCGAGGCGGAGTTCGCGGAGCAGAAGAGCAAGATCCTCAGCTCCTGA
- a CDS encoding MFS transporter — protein sequence MTSGAGTPAGSAAPARAASSRVVLLTLASGQFLMALDSSVMNVSIATVAEDVGTTVTGIQGAITAYTLVMAMFMIPGGKVGAIIGRKRAFLIGCVIYGCGSLITALAPNLTVLMLGWSFLEGVGAALILPAIVALVAGNFPTERRPAAYGLVAAAAAVAIAVGPLVGGIATTYFSWRWVFAGEVLIVLGILVLSRRVADAPVETRPRIDLVGAVISALGLGIFVYGVLRSSEWGWFLPKPGAPAWLGISLVVWLMLAGLFLLWLFLRWEARLVERHKEPLVDPELLRNRQLTGGLTMFFFQYLVQMGVFFVVPLYLSVALGLSAVKTGVYILPLSLTLLAAAVLIPRFLPDASPRRVVRLGVLALLVGAVALMAALDTDAGPEIVTVPLLLIGLGMGALASQLGAVTVSAVPDEQSSEVGGVQNAVTNLGASIGTALAGSIMIAALTASFVTTVEQNQAIPSEVKSQATVKLESGVPFMSDAQLQTALDEAGTSPELASAALDANAEARLDGLRAALAILAFAALIALFFTQRIPTTQSRPAKPGG from the coding sequence ATGACATCCGGCGCGGGCACTCCAGCGGGGTCGGCTGCTCCAGCCAGGGCGGCATCGTCGCGGGTCGTCCTGCTGACACTCGCGTCCGGGCAGTTCCTGATGGCGCTCGACAGCTCCGTCATGAACGTGTCGATCGCGACGGTGGCCGAGGACGTGGGCACGACCGTGACCGGAATCCAGGGCGCCATCACGGCGTACACCCTGGTGATGGCGATGTTCATGATCCCCGGAGGCAAGGTCGGCGCGATCATCGGCCGCAAGCGGGCCTTCCTGATCGGCTGCGTGATCTACGGCTGCGGATCCCTGATCACCGCGCTGGCCCCGAACCTGACCGTGCTGATGCTCGGCTGGTCGTTCCTCGAGGGGGTCGGAGCCGCGCTCATCCTGCCCGCGATCGTCGCGCTGGTCGCCGGCAACTTCCCCACGGAACGCCGGCCGGCCGCCTACGGGCTGGTCGCCGCCGCGGCAGCCGTGGCGATCGCCGTCGGGCCGCTCGTCGGAGGCATCGCCACGACGTACTTCTCCTGGCGCTGGGTCTTCGCCGGTGAGGTCCTGATCGTGCTCGGCATCCTGGTGCTCTCCCGCCGCGTCGCCGACGCGCCGGTCGAGACGCGCCCGCGCATCGACCTCGTCGGCGCCGTGATCTCCGCTCTCGGGCTCGGGATCTTCGTCTACGGCGTCCTCCGCTCGAGTGAATGGGGCTGGTTCCTGCCGAAGCCCGGCGCGCCCGCCTGGCTCGGGATCTCCCTGGTCGTGTGGCTGATGCTGGCGGGTCTGTTCCTGTTGTGGCTCTTCCTGCGGTGGGAGGCCCGCCTCGTGGAGCGGCACAAGGAGCCGCTGGTGGACCCGGAGCTGCTGCGCAACCGGCAGCTCACCGGCGGCCTGACGATGTTCTTCTTCCAGTACCTCGTACAGATGGGCGTGTTCTTCGTCGTCCCGCTGTACCTGTCGGTCGCACTCGGCCTGTCCGCGGTCAAGACCGGTGTGTACATCCTGCCGCTCTCCCTGACCCTGCTGGCCGCCGCGGTCCTGATCCCGCGCTTCCTCCCGGACGCCTCACCCCGCCGGGTGGTGCGACTCGGCGTCCTCGCGCTGCTCGTGGGCGCGGTGGCACTGATGGCCGCGCTCGACACGGACGCGGGCCCGGAGATCGTCACCGTCCCGCTCCTGCTGATCGGGCTCGGTATGGGAGCGCTGGCCTCCCAGCTCGGGGCGGTCACCGTGTCCGCGGTGCCGGACGAACAGAGCTCGGAGGTCGGCGGTGTCCAGAACGCCGTCACCAACCTCGGCGCCTCGATCGGAACGGCTCTCGCCGGGTCGATCATGATCGCCGCGCTCACGGCCTCGTTCGTGACCACCGTCGAGCAGAACCAGGCCATCCCGTCCGAGGTCAAGAGCCAGGCGACCGTCAAGCTCGAGAGCGGGGTGCCCTTCATGTCGGACGCCCAGCTCCAGACCGCCCTCGACGAGGCGGGCACGAGCCCGGAGCTGGCCTCGGCCGCGCTGGACGCGAACGCCGAAGCGAGGCTCGACGGGCTGCGCGCCGCACTCGCCATCCTCGCCTTCGCCGCCCTCATCGCGTTGTTCTTCACTCAGCGGATCCCGACGACCCAGTCACGCCCGGCGAAACCCGGCGGGTGA
- a CDS encoding ABC transporter ATP-binding protein — MGSSASPGVRPSKGPVLLALRYYGRELARLRWLTVPTMLLPALGNIGIAYIAPLVVAKLVGRIAGGASPTLGSMLPYVLAFAGVLLLSEALWRLGLHCLNRLDALGIERLYVIGMDELFAKDAAFFHDNFAGSLTKRVLSFASRFEEFVDTLTFSVVGKFVPLLFGSVVLWQYEPLLVVALLAMIAVTAVCVLPLIRRRQVLVGRREEAIARVSGHVSDSLMNMDTVRAFAAEEREAAEHRSRVAQSRGLTLRSWDYGNLRIDTVVAPMSVLTNALGLLLAVSIAGGGNGVEAVVVAFTYYSNATRIMFEFNQIYRRLESSMTEAAQFTELLLKPPTVLDPDSPEPPPTRAADIRFEQVTFAHGGADPLFEGLDLAVPSGAKIGLVGRSGGGKTTLTRLLLRMTDIDAGRILIGGTDISRLRQSDLRGLMAYVPQDPAMFHRTLRENIAFARPDATEAEIRRAAEAAHVTEFADALPSGLDTMVGERGVKLSGGQRQRVALARAILRDAPILLLDEATSALDSESEILVQEALWRLMEGRTALVVAHRLSTVAHMDRLVVLDHGRIVEQGTHHELLASEGAYAKLWQHQSGGFLDDHPARSDLH; from the coding sequence ATGGGATCGTCCGCATCACCAGGGGTTCGGCCCAGCAAGGGCCCGGTGCTCCTCGCACTTCGCTACTACGGACGGGAGCTGGCGCGGCTTCGGTGGCTGACGGTGCCCACCATGCTGCTGCCGGCCCTGGGCAACATCGGGATCGCCTACATCGCCCCGCTGGTGGTCGCGAAGCTCGTCGGCCGCATCGCCGGCGGGGCCTCTCCCACCCTCGGCTCGATGCTCCCGTACGTCCTCGCATTCGCCGGTGTCCTGCTGCTCTCGGAGGCGCTGTGGCGCCTCGGCCTGCACTGCCTGAACCGCCTCGACGCCCTCGGCATCGAGCGCCTGTACGTGATCGGCATGGACGAGCTGTTCGCGAAGGACGCCGCGTTCTTCCACGACAACTTCGCCGGGTCGCTGACCAAACGGGTCCTGAGCTTCGCCTCCCGCTTCGAGGAGTTCGTCGACACGCTGACCTTCTCGGTCGTGGGCAAGTTCGTGCCGCTGCTGTTCGGGTCGGTGGTGCTCTGGCAGTACGAACCGCTGCTCGTCGTGGCGCTCCTGGCCATGATCGCGGTGACGGCGGTGTGCGTACTGCCCCTCATCCGTCGCCGCCAGGTGCTCGTCGGCCGGCGCGAGGAGGCGATCGCCCGCGTGTCGGGGCACGTCTCCGACAGCCTCATGAACATGGACACGGTCAGGGCGTTCGCCGCGGAGGAGCGCGAGGCCGCCGAGCACCGGTCCCGGGTGGCGCAGTCGCGGGGGCTCACCCTGCGGTCGTGGGACTACGGCAACCTGCGCATCGACACGGTCGTCGCGCCGATGTCCGTGCTGACCAACGCGCTGGGCCTGCTGCTCGCGGTCTCCATCGCCGGGGGCGGTAACGGGGTGGAGGCGGTCGTGGTCGCCTTCACGTACTACTCCAACGCCACACGGATCATGTTCGAGTTCAACCAGATCTACCGTCGTCTGGAGAGCTCGATGACGGAGGCCGCGCAGTTCACGGAGCTGCTGCTGAAGCCGCCGACCGTGCTCGACCCGGACTCGCCGGAGCCGCCGCCCACCCGGGCCGCCGACATCCGCTTCGAGCAGGTGACCTTCGCCCACGGGGGCGCGGACCCGCTCTTCGAGGGACTGGACCTGGCCGTGCCCAGCGGGGCGAAGATCGGGCTCGTGGGGCGGTCCGGCGGCGGCAAGACCACGCTCACCCGGCTGCTGCTGCGGATGACGGACATCGACGCGGGCCGGATCCTGATCGGGGGCACGGACATCAGCAGGCTGCGCCAGAGCGACCTGCGCGGCCTGATGGCCTACGTGCCGCAGGACCCGGCGATGTTCCACCGCACGCTGCGGGAGAACATCGCGTTCGCCCGGCCGGACGCCACCGAGGCCGAGATCCGCCGCGCGGCCGAGGCGGCGCACGTCACGGAGTTCGCGGACGCCCTGCCGAGCGGCCTCGACACCATGGTCGGCGAGCGCGGAGTCAAACTCTCCGGCGGACAGCGCCAGCGGGTCGCGCTCGCCAGGGCGATCCTGCGCGACGCGCCGATCCTGCTGCTCGACGAGGCGACCAGCGCCCTGGACTCCGAGAGCGAGATCCTCGTCCAGGAAGCGCTGTGGCGCCTCATGGAGGGGCGGACGGCGCTCGTGGTGGCGCACCGGCTCAGCACGGTGGCCCACATGGACCGGCTCGTCGTACTCGACCACGGACGGATCGTCGAGCAGGGTACGCACCACGAGCTGCTCGCCTCCGAAGGCGCCTACGCGAAGCTGTGGCAGCACCAGTCGGGCGGTTTCCTCGACGACCACCCCGCACGGTCCGACCTGCACTGA
- a CDS encoding glycoside hydrolase family 5 protein: protein MPLGLDRAPIPRILAGFHELGINSIRLPFSNEMLHDQRPVSDASVAANPNLRGKTPLQVFDAVIAATTAEGFAVILNNHTITSRFCCGLDGNERWNTSQSTAQWENDWISLARRYKDNKRVVGADLYNEVRRTVTDDANWNWGNDHDWWVASQRLGDRLLTEANPDLLVIVEGINWQGIPADGLPHGRPTLEPVRTLSHTLVASNKLVYAAHFYGYTGPNHTGATGMGETHDPRYQELSREDLFATLQRQAFYVTAESGRHFTAPLWISEFGIGSDETNPQARSWFGNLVDYLIANDTDFAYWPLVGWAGHGTWSILNYDATGRRSGILDGGDWRSTDWNRLVTSPQKSGQVAVTDTWDMLNLDHADAVQSARARALGDWDAGARKGACPDGQRLVGLAHRDGRGLCTDSGAAGLAATGPAPTVVNDERHVQQGDWAGGYTKYQCGPGQFVIGYSVRGQAVSAVLCAQAGRPLGTNGRTVWFDRGDNRPAGGPGGEFGYGNYKGQCGTDEYAAGIAFTGAWAKGKTPDALLCRKL, encoded by the coding sequence ATGCCGCTCGGCCTGGACCGCGCCCCGATCCCGCGGATCCTCGCCGGATTCCACGAACTCGGCATCAACAGCATCCGGCTGCCCTTCTCGAACGAGATGCTGCACGACCAGCGCCCGGTCTCCGACGCCTCGGTCGCGGCCAACCCGAACCTGCGCGGCAAGACCCCGCTCCAGGTGTTCGACGCCGTCATCGCCGCCACCACGGCCGAGGGCTTCGCGGTGATCCTCAACAACCACACCATCACCTCACGCTTCTGCTGTGGCCTGGACGGCAACGAACGCTGGAACACCAGCCAGTCCACCGCGCAGTGGGAGAACGACTGGATCAGCCTCGCCCGCCGCTACAAGGACAACAAGCGCGTCGTCGGCGCCGACCTCTACAACGAGGTCCGCCGTACCGTCACCGACGACGCCAACTGGAACTGGGGCAACGACCACGACTGGTGGGTCGCCTCCCAGCGGCTCGGCGACCGGCTCCTCACGGAGGCCAACCCCGACCTGCTGGTGATCGTCGAAGGGATCAACTGGCAAGGCATCCCCGCCGACGGGCTGCCCCACGGGCGCCCCACACTCGAACCGGTACGCACCCTCTCGCACACCCTCGTCGCCTCGAACAAGCTGGTGTACGCGGCGCACTTCTACGGCTACACCGGGCCGAACCACACCGGCGCGACCGGCATGGGTGAGACCCACGACCCGCGCTACCAGGAACTCTCCCGCGAGGACCTGTTCGCGACCCTGCAACGCCAGGCGTTCTACGTCACGGCCGAATCCGGCCGCCACTTCACCGCACCCCTGTGGATCAGCGAGTTCGGCATCGGTAGCGACGAGACCAACCCGCAGGCACGCTCCTGGTTCGGCAATCTCGTGGACTACCTGATCGCCAACGACACCGATTTCGCCTACTGGCCCCTGGTCGGATGGGCCGGACACGGCACGTGGTCGATCCTCAACTACGACGCGACGGGCCGCCGTTCAGGCATCCTGGACGGCGGGGACTGGCGCTCCACCGACTGGAACCGGCTGGTCACCTCGCCGCAGAAGAGCGGCCAGGTCGCCGTCACCGACACCTGGGACATGCTCAACCTCGACCACGCCGATGCGGTCCAGTCGGCACGCGCACGGGCGCTCGGGGACTGGGACGCGGGAGCCCGCAAGGGGGCGTGCCCCGACGGACAGCGGCTCGTCGGCCTGGCGCACCGTGACGGGCGCGGGCTGTGCACCGATTCCGGGGCCGCGGGTCTGGCGGCCACCGGCCCGGCGCCGACCGTCGTGAACGACGAACGCCACGTACAGCAGGGCGATTGGGCCGGCGGCTACACCAAGTACCAGTGCGGGCCTGGCCAGTTCGTGATCGGCTACAGCGTGCGCGGCCAGGCGGTCTCCGCGGTCCTGTGCGCCCAGGCGGGCAGGCCCCTCGGGACGAACGGCCGCACCGTCTGGTTCGACCGGGGCGACAACCGGCCGGCCGGAGGCCCGGGAGGCGAGTTCGGGTACGGCAACTACAAGGGGCAGTGCGGAACGGACGAGTACGCCGCGGGCATCGCCTTCACGGGAGCCTGGGCCAAGGGCAAGACTCCGGACGCCCTCTTGTGCCGCAAGCTGTGA
- a CDS encoding Beta-galactosidase C-terminal domain — MPGLPTGVQATIRRGADHDVLILLNHTEDTHEVTLPADRRDLLDGQRPHVRHVALEPRGVAVLGSVLTSTPSPRRAL, encoded by the coding sequence CTGCCCGGCCTGCCCACCGGCGTCCAGGCGACGATCCGCCGCGGCGCGGATCACGACGTCCTCATCCTGCTCAACCACACCGAGGACACCCATGAGGTGACCCTGCCGGCCGACCGCCGAGACCTTCTCGACGGTCAGAGGCCCCACGTCCGCCACGTGGCCCTCGAGCCGCGGGGCGTCGCCGTCCTCGGCTCCGTGCTCACGTCCACCCCCAGCCCTCGGAGGGCACTGTGA